From Spartinivicinus ruber, the proteins below share one genomic window:
- a CDS encoding DUF6316 family protein translates to MMAIRSDDNSSQCNIYSTRLNGRYYQSNHKWYFYTREGPTLGPYTDKESAKQGLNDYLDFLTLASFTTLELYFKYTQRKNDS, encoded by the coding sequence ATGATGGCTATACGAAGTGATGACAATTCTAGTCAGTGTAATATATATTCAACAAGACTAAATGGTCGTTATTATCAATCAAATCACAAGTGGTATTTTTATACAAGAGAAGGCCCAACTCTTGGACCTTACACTGATAAGGAATCAGCTAAACAAGGTCTTAATGATTATTTGGATTTTTTGACTCTTGCATCATTTACGACACTTGAACTTTATTTTAAATATACGCAAAGGAAAAACGACTCTTAA
- a CDS encoding zinc metalloprotease — protein sequence MFKHVISVLFLYFFTSSQAFSEHNWNNYHWARTANPFNLKVIDSMTSSWEGELVESLSRWSHSVVLNLSVDTFDDNQRTRKRCRMVKGQMRLCNATYGFNGWLGLATIGLDANGHIDRGTAKMNDSYSSYWAIPGEKNHVVCQEIGHVLGLDHTSEDGTSQQTCMDYSTDPNSQWPNQHDYEELAKLYQHLDLYNSYQHEGETTNEGSSCNAPAGKGCNKQGNNNLDHDIPPMGIRVHKGRSHELWVAPRRDGGLWVHHIRLAPEGH from the coding sequence ATGTTTAAGCATGTAATCTCTGTCTTATTTCTTTACTTTTTCACTTCAAGTCAAGCATTTTCAGAACATAATTGGAACAATTACCATTGGGCTAGAACAGCAAACCCTTTCAATCTAAAAGTAATTGATAGCATGACCTCTAGCTGGGAAGGTGAGTTAGTTGAGTCTTTATCAAGGTGGTCTCATTCTGTAGTGTTAAATCTTAGTGTTGATACATTTGATGATAATCAACGTACGCGGAAAAGATGTCGCATGGTCAAAGGCCAAATGCGTTTATGCAATGCAACGTATGGTTTTAACGGATGGCTCGGCTTAGCAACCATAGGCTTAGATGCTAATGGCCATATCGACCGTGGTACTGCCAAAATGAATGATAGCTACTCATCTTATTGGGCTATACCAGGTGAAAAAAATCATGTTGTATGTCAGGAAATTGGCCATGTATTAGGTTTAGACCATACCAGTGAAGATGGAACAAGCCAACAAACATGTATGGACTACTCAACGGACCCTAATAGCCAGTGGCCCAACCAACATGATTATGAGGAACTAGCCAAGCTTTATCAGCATCTTGATTTATATAACAGTTATCAACATGAGGGAGAAACTACTAATGAAGGAAGTAGTTGCAATGCACCAGCTGGCAAAGGCTGCAATAAACAAGGAAATAATAACTTAGACCACGATATTCCACCAATGGGTATCCGGGTGCACAAGGGGCGTAGTCATGAATTATGGGTGGCACCAAGACGTGATGGCGGCTTATGGGTTCACCATATCCGGTTAGCTCCAGAAGGGCACTAA
- a CDS encoding LacI family DNA-binding transcriptional regulator — protein sequence MPRVEVKKLTLKDLSKALGVSTATISNAFNRPDQLSAKLRDKILAECERLGYTGPNIAARALRTGETGIVGVVLSDPLRYNFNDAVAHGFLSGLAEVFDEQHVSMLLLSSKETPYHKPSIEAVPDYFIVYGEPRNATVLERLERQHKNIITVDFDYGGYPSVNIDNFQGAFDIAQYAIKQTKDCQVAILGLRLIDEPQLTNVAGRQLLDSSRSISSRRLDGYLGALKQAGLKVTPEQIWNIPTNEAEISYQAAKQLLLAKDRPNLLLCMSDRVALAAIKAAAELGISIPSQLQIVGFDDIPEAAVCHPGLTTVHQPFVEKGRVTANLLLQELSPKEQKVVLPVAVVKRESC from the coding sequence ATGCCACGAGTAGAAGTAAAAAAATTAACCCTTAAAGATTTATCAAAAGCGTTAGGAGTATCTACGGCGACGATCTCTAATGCTTTTAACCGGCCAGACCAATTATCAGCAAAATTAAGAGATAAAATTTTAGCTGAGTGTGAACGGTTAGGTTATACCGGGCCTAATATTGCGGCCAGAGCATTAAGGACAGGGGAGACTGGCATTGTAGGGGTGGTATTGTCGGATCCGCTACGATACAACTTTAATGATGCTGTTGCCCATGGCTTTTTAAGTGGTTTGGCTGAAGTGTTTGATGAACAACACGTCAGTATGTTACTACTATCCAGTAAGGAAACACCTTATCACAAACCAAGTATTGAAGCCGTACCCGATTATTTTATTGTGTATGGTGAACCACGTAATGCCACCGTATTAGAGCGCCTTGAGCGACAGCATAAAAATATTATTACTGTTGATTTTGATTATGGTGGTTACCCTTCAGTCAATATCGATAATTTCCAAGGGGCTTTTGATATCGCCCAATATGCTATTAAGCAAACTAAAGATTGTCAGGTAGCTATCTTGGGACTGAGACTCATTGATGAGCCTCAGTTGACCAATGTGGCTGGTCGGCAACTGTTGGATTCCAGTCGCTCCATTTCCTCTCGTCGCTTAGATGGCTATTTAGGTGCGTTGAAACAAGCGGGCTTGAAAGTAACTCCTGAGCAAATATGGAATATTCCAACCAATGAGGCAGAGATCAGTTATCAAGCCGCGAAGCAGTTACTATTGGCTAAAGACAGACCAAATTTATTATTGTGTATGAGTGATCGAGTCGCTCTAGCTGCGATCAAAGCAGCAGCTGAATTAGGGATATCTATTCCTAGTCAATTACAAATAGTTGGCTTTGATGATATTCCTGAAGCGGCAGTTTGCCATCCTGGTTTGACCACAGTGCATCAACCATTTGTTGAAAAAGGACGGGTAACGGCAAACTTGTTATTACAGGAGTTATCACCTAAAGAGCAGAAAGTTGTTTTACCGGTTGCAGTGGTGAAGCGTGAGAGTTGTTGA
- a CDS encoding alpha-amylase family glycosyl hydrolase, with amino-acid sequence MQQNTDWWRGAIIYQVYPRSFFDSNNDGVGDLPGVTEKLPYIASLGVDGIWLSPFFKSPMKDFGYDVSDYRAVDPMFGHLDDFKELLEKAHQLGLKILIDQVLSHTSDQHVWFQESQQNKTNPKADWYVWANAKPDGSPPNNWLSLFGGSAWQWDSRRQQYYLHNFLASQPDLNFHNEAVQQQVLEEVKFWLDLGVDGFRLDTVNFYVHSKNLEDNPPLPAGAKKSLGVRPDNPYSFQRHVYDICQPENIDFIVRLRQLLDQYPGTTTVGEIGADDTLQVMADYTSGGNKLHMAYTFDLLNRQHDADYIRQVVCQLEAQIGDGWPCWALSNHDTVRSVTRWGEGHPSQAFAQVSLAMLMSMRGSVCLYQGEELGLPEADVPFELIQDPYGIPFWPEYKGRDGCRTPIPWDKNATNAGFSQEKTWLPMSEQHVDLAVSEQQVNPNSSYHFIRQFIKWRQQQPALRNGTIELFENTGEALVWWRRHPDQQLLVAVNLTADTLTIPLSINKIEQLAGHGFEGHYENGQLVLPAYQAFFGQLF; translated from the coding sequence ATGCAGCAAAATACCGACTGGTGGCGTGGTGCTATCATTTATCAGGTGTACCCACGTAGTTTTTTTGATAGTAATAATGATGGTGTTGGGGACTTACCAGGGGTTACTGAAAAACTACCCTATATTGCCAGTTTAGGCGTAGACGGAATTTGGCTTTCGCCGTTTTTTAAGTCGCCCATGAAAGATTTTGGTTATGATGTGTCAGACTATCGGGCAGTTGACCCGATGTTTGGTCATCTTGATGACTTTAAAGAGTTATTGGAAAAAGCCCATCAGTTAGGCTTAAAAATATTAATTGATCAGGTGTTAAGCCATACTTCTGATCAACATGTTTGGTTTCAAGAAAGCCAACAAAATAAAACTAACCCAAAAGCTGATTGGTATGTATGGGCAAATGCAAAACCTGATGGCAGCCCGCCTAACAACTGGTTGTCTTTATTCGGTGGTTCAGCCTGGCAGTGGGATTCCCGTCGCCAGCAGTATTATTTGCATAACTTTCTGGCGAGCCAACCTGATTTAAATTTTCACAATGAAGCTGTTCAGCAGCAGGTTTTAGAAGAAGTTAAATTTTGGCTTGATCTGGGGGTTGATGGTTTCAGGCTTGATACGGTTAACTTTTATGTGCACAGCAAAAACTTGGAGGATAATCCACCACTACCTGCTGGTGCCAAGAAATCATTAGGGGTGCGGCCAGATAACCCTTATTCATTTCAACGGCATGTGTATGATATTTGTCAGCCGGAAAATATTGATTTTATTGTTAGACTGCGTCAATTATTGGATCAGTACCCTGGCACCACAACGGTTGGTGAAATAGGTGCTGATGATACCTTGCAAGTGATGGCGGACTATACGTCAGGTGGCAATAAGCTGCATATGGCGTATACCTTTGATTTACTTAACAGACAACACGATGCGGATTATATACGACAAGTAGTTTGCCAGCTTGAGGCGCAAATTGGTGATGGCTGGCCATGTTGGGCACTAAGCAACCATGATACAGTGCGTAGTGTTACTCGGTGGGGGGAAGGGCATCCCTCGCAAGCGTTTGCTCAAGTTAGCCTGGCCATGTTAATGAGTATGCGTGGCAGTGTTTGTTTATATCAAGGTGAGGAATTGGGCCTACCCGAAGCTGATGTACCTTTTGAGCTGATTCAAGATCCATATGGCATTCCTTTCTGGCCGGAGTATAAGGGCCGTGATGGCTGTCGAACGCCGATTCCCTGGGATAAAAATGCTACTAATGCCGGGTTTTCTCAAGAAAAAACTTGGTTACCCATGTCTGAACAGCATGTCGACTTAGCGGTTAGTGAACAACAGGTAAACCCTAATTCCAGTTATCATTTTATCCGGCAGTTTATTAAATGGCGCCAACAACAGCCAGCATTACGCAATGGTACAATTGAGCTGTTTGAAAATACGGGTGAGGCTTTAGTTTGGTGGCGGCGTCACCCAGATCAACAGTTATTGGTTGCAGTTAATTTAACAGCTGATACCCTGACAATACCTTTATCAATCAACAAGATTGAACAGTTGGCTGGGCATGGTTTTGAAGGTCATTATGAAAATGGCCAGCTGGTTTTGCCTGCTTACCAAGCATTTTTTGGCCAGTTATTTTAG
- a CDS encoding carbohydrate ABC transporter permease, whose product MVVSKLKAIIYKVFFYLFLLVVTVFSLFPFYYAIVTSLKSKSELFSVDLLLNKIQLVNYQSVLSSESFLWSIANSVLVASAVVGISLLAAITAAYALGRIEFKGRRALLVIVLAVSMFPQVAVLAGLFEVIRWFDLYNNLLSLVISYTLFTLPFTVWVLTTFMRQLPKELEDAALIDGATPWTTLTRILMPLIWPAVITTGLLAFIAAWNEFLFALTFTLTDDQRTVPVAIALISGSSQHELPWGNIMAASVIVTIPLIILLLVFQRRIVSGLTAGAVKG is encoded by the coding sequence ATTGTTGTGAGTAAATTAAAAGCAATAATTTATAAAGTGTTTTTTTATTTGTTTTTACTGGTGGTTACAGTGTTTTCACTATTTCCATTTTATTATGCAATAGTGACATCGCTAAAAAGTAAAAGTGAGTTGTTTAGTGTTGACTTGTTGCTTAATAAAATTCAACTGGTTAATTACCAAAGTGTGTTGTCCAGTGAGAGCTTTTTATGGTCAATAGCAAACTCTGTATTAGTGGCTAGCGCTGTGGTCGGTATTTCATTACTCGCAGCTATAACTGCAGCTTATGCGTTAGGACGAATTGAATTTAAAGGCCGCCGTGCTTTGTTGGTGATTGTATTGGCTGTGTCGATGTTCCCTCAAGTTGCTGTATTGGCAGGTTTGTTTGAAGTGATCCGCTGGTTTGATTTATATAATAATTTATTAAGTTTGGTTATTTCCTATACGCTATTTACGCTACCTTTTACAGTTTGGGTTTTAACCACGTTTATGCGACAACTGCCAAAAGAATTAGAAGATGCTGCCCTTATTGATGGGGCAACACCTTGGACTACGTTAACAAGAATTTTAATGCCATTAATTTGGCCAGCAGTGATCACAACGGGCTTATTGGCTTTTATTGCTGCATGGAATGAGTTTTTATTCGCGCTGACATTTACGTTAACCGATGATCAGCGAACGGTACCGGTTGCTATTGCTTTGATCAGCGGTAGTTCCCAGCATGAGTTACCTTGGGGAAATATTATGGCGGCTTCGGTAATAGTAACTATACCATTAATTATCTTGTTATTAGTTTTTCAACGTAGAATTGTCTCTGGATTAACGGCAGGTGCTGTTAAAGGTTAG
- a CDS encoding carbohydrate ABC transporter permease produces the protein MEQTLAKQQVPKRTLTLLLNNLSAQQQRVVYAWAFLVPTIILLLLVAGWPLLRTIWFSFTDASLANLDEFEWIGFGNYLYYEDGEYYGLLTDSEWWQSVWNTVFFTLMSVSIELVLGLLIALALNQKFPGRIIFRTVVLIPWVIPTIVSAKIWGWMLHDQFGVINHLLVSAGLIDKPLAWTADSDLSLWAVVIVDVWKTTPFMTLLIFAGLQMLPTDCYRAAKIDGIPPLKLFFRVTLPLLAPTIMVAVIFRALDALRVFDVIYVLTANNTDTMSMSVFARQQLVSFQDVGYGSAASTCLFFIIALITLVYLYLGRKQVGMDK, from the coding sequence ATGGAACAGACGCTTGCTAAACAACAAGTCCCTAAACGAACATTAACATTGCTGCTAAATAATTTGTCTGCTCAGCAGCAACGGGTGGTGTATGCTTGGGCTTTTTTGGTACCTACTATCATCTTGTTGCTTTTAGTAGCAGGTTGGCCATTATTAAGAACAATTTGGTTTAGTTTTACTGATGCCAGTTTGGCTAATTTAGATGAGTTTGAGTGGATTGGCTTTGGAAATTATTTATATTATGAAGATGGCGAGTATTATGGCCTGTTAACAGACAGTGAATGGTGGCAGTCGGTTTGGAATACAGTATTTTTTACTTTAATGTCAGTCAGCATTGAGTTGGTGTTAGGATTATTGATTGCCTTGGCATTAAATCAGAAATTTCCAGGCCGTATTATTTTCCGTACGGTAGTATTAATCCCTTGGGTTATACCCACCATTGTTTCTGCTAAAATTTGGGGGTGGATGCTCCACGATCAGTTTGGTGTGATTAATCACCTATTAGTTTCGGCGGGGTTGATTGATAAACCACTCGCTTGGACGGCAGACTCAGATTTATCTTTGTGGGCGGTGGTTATTGTGGATGTATGGAAAACCACTCCCTTTATGACCTTGCTTATTTTTGCTGGGCTACAAATGTTGCCGACTGACTGCTATCGTGCAGCAAAAATTGATGGTATTCCACCATTAAAATTGTTTTTTCGGGTGACTTTGCCATTGCTGGCTCCCACTATTATGGTGGCGGTAATTTTTAGGGCATTAGACGCATTAAGGGTATTTGATGTTATTTATGTGTTAACTGCAAATAATACTGATACTATGTCTATGTCAGTGTTTGCCCGTCAACAGCTCGTGTCATTTCAGGATGTGGGTTATGGCTCAGCGGCTTCTACTTGTTTGTTCTTTATTATTGCTCTGATTACTTTGGTATATTTGTATTTAGGGAGGAAGCAAGTGGGAATGGATAAGTGA
- a CDS encoding ABC transporter substrate-binding protein, translating to MIARLVSGGFFAVLLFSANLAISETLTISCGAVGAELSLCKEAVASWSKKTGHQVNVISTPNSSTERLALYQQIFSAKSSDIDVFQIDIIWPGLLANHLVDLFPFTKGIEKQHFPTLVENNTVAGKLVAMPWFVDTALLYYRKDLLEKYNQPVPTTWQQLSDIAKTIQAKERENGNAQLWGYVWQGRAYEGLTCNALEWLSSYNGGSIVNNKGNITVNSKAAQSALSLAGQWVGQISPPGVLNYTEEEARGVFQSGNAVFMRNWPYAWALAQGKDSAIKGKVGIVALPKGGDEGKHASTLGGWQLAVSKYSNNPKLAADLTLFLTSYDIQKQRLLKGAFNPTIKNLYEDKEIVASAPVAETLVKSLEQSVVRPSTVTKSKYNQVSNLFFNAVHNVLAGKVTPKQALKKLEKKLKRIKRKKWS from the coding sequence ATGATCGCTCGCTTAGTATCAGGTGGATTTTTTGCTGTTTTACTGTTTTCCGCTAATTTGGCCATTAGTGAAACACTAACTATTTCCTGTGGAGCAGTAGGAGCTGAATTGTCTTTATGTAAAGAGGCTGTAGCCTCTTGGAGTAAAAAAACAGGTCATCAGGTTAACGTTATTTCAACCCCGAACTCATCCACTGAACGGTTAGCTTTATATCAACAAATATTTTCTGCCAAAAGCAGTGATATTGATGTCTTTCAAATAGATATTATTTGGCCTGGGTTATTAGCTAATCATTTAGTTGACTTATTTCCATTTACTAAAGGTATAGAAAAACAGCATTTTCCTACGTTAGTCGAAAATAATACTGTCGCGGGAAAATTGGTTGCTATGCCCTGGTTTGTCGATACGGCGCTTTTATATTATCGGAAGGATTTACTAGAGAAATATAATCAGCCGGTTCCTACTACTTGGCAGCAGTTGTCGGATATTGCTAAAACAATTCAAGCGAAAGAACGCGAAAATGGTAATGCTCAGTTGTGGGGATATGTATGGCAAGGGCGTGCCTATGAAGGGCTGACCTGTAACGCTTTAGAATGGCTTTCCAGTTATAATGGTGGTTCAATTGTTAATAATAAAGGCAACATTACCGTTAACTCAAAAGCGGCTCAATCGGCACTCTCATTGGCAGGACAGTGGGTTGGTCAAATCTCACCACCAGGGGTTTTAAATTATACTGAAGAAGAAGCCAGAGGGGTTTTTCAATCAGGCAATGCTGTGTTTATGCGCAACTGGCCTTATGCTTGGGCATTAGCTCAGGGAAAAGATAGTGCTATCAAAGGTAAAGTGGGTATTGTTGCATTACCTAAAGGGGGAGATGAAGGCAAGCATGCATCTACTTTAGGTGGTTGGCAATTGGCTGTTTCAAAATACTCTAATAACCCTAAACTAGCAGCTGATTTAACTCTATTCTTAACCAGCTACGACATTCAAAAACAGCGACTCTTAAAAGGTGCATTTAATCCTACTATTAAAAACCTATATGAGGATAAAGAGATAGTTGCTTCAGCACCAGTGGCTGAAACGTTAGTAAAATCTTTAGAGCAAAGTGTGGTACGACCATCCACTGTGACAAAATCAAAATATAATCAAGTCAGTAACTTATTCTTTAATGCTGTACATAATGTGCTGGCAGGTAAGGTAACACCGAAGCAAGCGTTGAAAAAACTGGAGAAAAAGCTGAAGAGAATAAAGCGTAAAAAGTGGAGCTAA
- the mepA gene encoding penicillin-insensitive murein endopeptidase, whose amino-acid sequence MMFNSRRQLITVTLTTALCSSPLLMAAKSPFWTKLTIPNDAPAQAIGTYQAGCLAGGESLPPNGNGYQVMRLTRGRFYGHPNLVGFIKDLAGNMDKYNIGTLLVGDLSMARGGPFVSGHRSHQNGLDVDLWYNLEKDRPLSLHEREALGAYSLVASNGRSVKPRLWSQNHRQMLKFAASNPNVARIFVNAAIKKQLCKSKTSADDGWLRKIRPWWGHADHFHVRMKCPADSPQCKSQAPIPKGSGCDKSLDWWFAKHKPVKPKKPTKKPAKPKPKLPYWKQVKLPKACSRIFRAKSKYLH is encoded by the coding sequence ATGATGTTTAATTCACGTAGACAATTAATAACGGTAACGCTGACTACAGCACTTTGTAGCTCTCCACTATTAATGGCGGCTAAAAGTCCGTTTTGGACCAAGCTCACTATACCTAATGATGCGCCAGCACAAGCAATTGGAACCTATCAAGCTGGCTGCCTTGCTGGCGGTGAGTCTTTGCCACCTAATGGTAATGGTTATCAGGTAATGCGGCTAACAAGGGGCCGTTTTTATGGTCATCCTAACTTAGTTGGTTTTATCAAAGACCTTGCGGGCAATATGGATAAGTATAATATTGGTACCTTATTGGTGGGTGATTTATCCATGGCCAGAGGAGGTCCCTTCGTTAGCGGTCATCGCAGCCACCAAAATGGGTTGGATGTTGATCTTTGGTATAACCTGGAAAAAGATCGCCCCTTATCATTACATGAGCGGGAAGCCTTGGGAGCCTATTCTCTAGTAGCTTCGAATGGACGGAGTGTTAAGCCTAGGCTATGGAGCCAAAACCATCGGCAAATGTTGAAATTTGCTGCTTCTAACCCTAATGTCGCTCGAATTTTCGTTAATGCCGCTATTAAAAAGCAGCTGTGTAAAAGTAAAACCAGTGCAGATGATGGTTGGCTAAGAAAAATCCGTCCATGGTGGGGCCATGCAGATCATTTTCATGTCAGAATGAAGTGCCCAGCTGACAGTCCTCAGTGTAAATCACAAGCACCTATACCGAAGGGGAGTGGTTGTGATAAGTCGCTCGATTGGTGGTTTGCCAAACATAAACCAGTTAAGCCCAAAAAGCCGACTAAAAAACCTGCTAAACCAAAGCCTAAGTTGCCCTATTGGAAGCAGGTTAAACTACCTAAAGCATGTAGTCGGATATTTAGAGCTAAATCCAAGTACTTGCATTAA
- a CDS encoding 23S rRNA (adenine(2030)-N(6))-methyltransferase RlmJ: protein MLSYRHAFHAGNHADVLKHLTEVLILDHLLQKQDKPLCYIDTHSGPGMYALQQGYAQQNAEYETGIRKLWLQNDLPKPLARYVEVVAANNSDNSLSYYPGSPAIARHLLKSADRLQLFELHPKDFDLLKGWSRGERRILVQRENGFERLTAILPPQERRALVVIDPPYEVKQDYQQVISVLQQAIKRFATGVYLLWYPLLARPELQTMERKLKQLSVRYLHASLQVRDEDLGGMYGSAVFVINPPWQLNEQLAQCLPVLQQLLGQDAKAKISLTTHGLD, encoded by the coding sequence ATGCTTAGTTATCGCCATGCCTTTCATGCTGGCAACCATGCCGATGTGCTCAAACATCTTACTGAAGTTTTGATATTAGACCACTTACTGCAAAAGCAGGATAAGCCTCTGTGTTATATCGACACCCATTCCGGCCCAGGGATGTATGCACTTCAACAAGGTTATGCCCAGCAAAATGCAGAATATGAAACAGGTATCAGGAAGCTTTGGCTGCAAAATGATTTACCTAAACCACTGGCACGCTATGTTGAGGTTGTCGCTGCCAATAACTCTGATAACTCGCTTAGTTATTATCCTGGCTCTCCCGCCATTGCCAGGCATTTGCTGAAATCGGCTGATCGGCTCCAGCTTTTCGAGCTGCATCCAAAAGACTTTGACTTGCTGAAAGGTTGGTCTAGAGGTGAACGGCGTATTCTGGTACAAAGGGAAAATGGCTTTGAGCGTCTAACGGCAATACTTCCTCCTCAAGAACGACGAGCATTAGTGGTAATCGATCCACCTTATGAAGTTAAGCAGGATTATCAGCAGGTAATATCAGTGTTACAGCAGGCAATAAAACGCTTTGCTACGGGTGTTTATCTGCTGTGGTATCCATTATTAGCAAGGCCAGAGCTTCAAACAATGGAACGCAAACTAAAGCAACTATCCGTTCGTTATTTGCATGCCAGCCTACAAGTAAGAGATGAAGATCTGGGAGGGATGTACGGGAGTGCGGTGTTTGTGATTAATCCGCCATGGCAGCTAAACGAGCAATTGGCCCAATGTTTACCTGTACTTCAGCAGCTGCTTGGTCAAGATGCAAAAGCTAAAATAAGTTTGACTACTCATGGCTTAGATTGA